A stretch of Aureispira sp. CCB-E DNA encodes these proteins:
- the paaA gene encoding 1,2-phenylacetyl-CoA epoxidase subunit PaaA: MENTIENLEAKFQAKIDAEIKIEPKDWMPEKYRKTLVRQISQHAHSEIVGMLPEGNWITRAPSLRRKIGLLAKVQDEGGHGLYLYSAAETLGTSREQMFEDLNSGKAKYSSIFNYPTLTWADIGAVGWLVDGAAIMNQVMLTRASYGPYARAMVRICKEESFHQRQGYEITMALAQGTPEQKEMAQDALNRWWWPSLMMFGPNDADSTHSAQSMAWKIKRKSNDELRQAFVDATVPQAEFLGLTIPDKDLKWNEERGHYDFGEIDWEEFWQVVKGGGPCNKDRLKARNKAYKEGAWVREAAMAHAEKRAERRKNN, from the coding sequence ATGGAAAATACTATTGAGAATTTAGAGGCAAAATTTCAAGCTAAAATAGATGCTGAAATTAAAATAGAACCAAAGGATTGGATGCCAGAAAAGTATCGCAAAACTTTGGTACGACAAATCTCACAGCATGCACATTCTGAAATTGTCGGAATGCTACCAGAAGGAAACTGGATTACAAGAGCTCCTTCTTTGCGTCGTAAAATTGGCTTGCTTGCCAAGGTTCAAGACGAAGGTGGGCACGGTTTGTACTTATATAGTGCTGCCGAAACTCTAGGAACATCTAGAGAGCAAATGTTTGAAGACTTAAATTCTGGAAAAGCAAAGTATTCTAGCATCTTTAATTATCCGACATTAACGTGGGCGGATATTGGGGCTGTTGGATGGTTGGTTGATGGAGCAGCGATTATGAACCAAGTAATGTTGACACGTGCCTCTTATGGTCCGTATGCTCGTGCGATGGTGCGTATTTGTAAGGAAGAAAGTTTTCACCAACGTCAAGGTTATGAAATAACAATGGCATTGGCACAAGGAACACCCGAACAGAAAGAAATGGCACAAGATGCTCTAAATCGTTGGTGGTGGCCTTCTTTGATGATGTTTGGTCCTAACGATGCCGACTCAACCCATTCAGCGCAATCTATGGCTTGGAAAATTAAGCGAAAATCTAACGATGAGTTGCGTCAAGCTTTTGTAGATGCAACAGTGCCTCAAGCAGAATTTTTAGGCTTAACGATTCCTGACAAAGATTTAAAATGGAATGAGGAGCGTGGGCATTACGACTTTGGCGAAATCGATTGGGAAGAATTTTGGCAAGTTGTAAAAGGCGGTGGTCCTTGTAACAAGGATCGTTTAAAAGCTCGCAACAAAGCTTATAAAGAGGGTGCTTGGGTACGCGAAGCAGCCATGGCTCATGCTGAAAAACGTGCTGAAAGAAGAAAAAATAATTAA
- a CDS encoding universal stress protein, producing the protein MKKILVPFNFSVSSSWGFCYAYELAASIGAEIIVVNMYTAAMESTYSLEKLQANAHKRKLEILEHLKAATQYPTASQSVKVSYDIDYGLKDDITLYAKRQDVDLIVMGTDGNDKVLNKLWGSNTSAVINNAHCPVLAIPNGTSFKSVKTIAYATNFDEKDIESITQLGRVAEATNATLFCVHVNLFSEAPKTEEAAVFETKLQANLPDLPIVFHAWSAHNVEDGLEIFCRVNQIDMLAMLTHNRSTWDKLFGEHSVTKSMAMRNKLPLLAFHG; encoded by the coding sequence ATGAAAAAAATACTCGTTCCATTCAATTTTTCAGTTTCATCAAGTTGGGGCTTTTGTTATGCTTATGAATTAGCGGCATCTATTGGTGCTGAGATTATTGTAGTGAATATGTATACGGCTGCTATGGAGTCTACTTATTCCTTAGAAAAACTGCAAGCCAACGCACATAAAAGAAAGCTAGAAATCTTAGAACATTTAAAAGCAGCAACGCAGTATCCGACAGCTTCTCAATCTGTAAAAGTGTCTTATGATATTGACTATGGTTTGAAGGATGATATTACTTTGTATGCCAAACGCCAAGATGTGGATTTGATTGTGATGGGAACGGATGGCAATGATAAAGTTTTGAATAAGCTTTGGGGAAGTAATACAAGTGCTGTCATTAACAATGCACACTGTCCTGTATTGGCGATTCCTAATGGGACTAGTTTTAAGTCGGTAAAAACGATAGCGTATGCCACTAATTTTGATGAAAAAGACATAGAGTCAATCACGCAATTAGGGCGTGTTGCTGAGGCAACCAATGCAACTTTATTCTGTGTGCATGTCAATCTATTTAGCGAGGCTCCAAAGACCGAGGAGGCAGCAGTTTTTGAAACAAAACTACAAGCTAATCTACCTGATTTGCCAATCGTATTTCATGCTTGGAGTGCACATAATGTAGAAGATGGTTTGGAAATTTTTTGTCGGGTAAACCAAATAGATATGTTAGCTATGTTGACTCACAATCGTTCTACTTGGGACAAGTTGTTTGGAGAGCATAGTGTGACAAAATCAATGGCAATGCGGAATAAACTACCTTTGCTAGCGTTTCACGGATAA
- a CDS encoding thiamine pyrophosphate-dependent enzyme: MSKTKTPTKRTKTISKPMSKVTKKTLEEAFRLMATAKTMAETYEANVKVASKYVHATSRGHEAIQLALGLQLKSQDFVAPYYRDDSILLGIGMTPYELMLQVLAKRDDPFSGGRTYYSHPSLKDDDKPKIPHQSSATGMQAIPTTGVAMGVQYKENQNLVEDTKDADKPIVVCSLGDASVTEGEVSEAFQMAALKQLPILYLVQDNDWDISASADEIRAQNAYEFIQGFKGIEAISINGNDFIECYTALKEVITKIRKERRPFLVHAKVPLLNHHTSGVRMEWYRDDLEEHKTRDPYPIMIQQLLDAGFTEKKISAIEEEVKEVVLADFERALAAEDPRPEDLLTHDFAPTTVTEETGIRQPDGAEATVMVDSALTAVEELMRKHPECLLYGQDVGGRLGGVFREAATLAQKFGDGRVFNTPIQEAFIIGSTVGMSAVGLKPIVEVQFADYIWPGLNQLFTEVSRSCYLSNGKWPVSMILRVPIGAYGSGGPYHSSSVESVVANIKGVKIAYPSNGADLKGLMKAAYYDPNPVVIFEHKGLYWSKVKGTETARTVLPDENYMIPFGQAAITVQADAEQVEKGKSIAVVTYGMGVHWALNAAKNLDGRVEIIDLRTLYPLDTATIFDAVKKHGRCLVVTEEAVNCTFAQSVAARIQENCFEYLDAPVRTLGSIDVPAIPLNQVLEKTMLPSTQKVEDAILNLLEY; the protein is encoded by the coding sequence ATGTCAAAAACCAAAACACCAACTAAAAGAACCAAAACGATTTCAAAACCAATGAGTAAGGTGACTAAAAAAACTTTAGAAGAAGCGTTTCGTTTGATGGCTACTGCTAAAACAATGGCCGAAACCTATGAAGCAAATGTTAAAGTTGCCTCTAAGTACGTGCATGCAACTTCTAGAGGACACGAAGCAATTCAATTAGCATTAGGGTTGCAATTAAAATCGCAAGATTTTGTAGCACCTTATTATCGAGACGATTCTATTTTATTGGGAATTGGTATGACTCCTTATGAGTTAATGCTACAGGTATTGGCCAAACGAGATGATCCATTCTCAGGAGGAAGAACTTATTATTCTCATCCTAGTTTGAAAGATGATGATAAGCCTAAAATTCCACATCAATCTTCTGCTACAGGGATGCAAGCCATTCCAACGACAGGGGTAGCAATGGGAGTGCAGTATAAAGAAAATCAAAATTTAGTGGAAGATACCAAGGATGCGGATAAACCGATTGTTGTTTGTTCTTTGGGAGATGCTTCAGTAACAGAAGGTGAAGTTTCTGAGGCGTTCCAAATGGCAGCATTAAAACAATTGCCGATTCTTTATTTGGTACAAGATAACGATTGGGATATTTCGGCAAGTGCCGATGAAATCCGTGCGCAGAATGCTTATGAGTTTATACAAGGATTTAAGGGAATAGAGGCTATTAGTATTAATGGCAATGACTTTATAGAATGTTATACGGCATTAAAAGAAGTTATTACAAAAATAAGAAAAGAGCGTCGCCCATTTTTGGTACATGCCAAAGTACCCTTGCTAAACCACCACACATCAGGTGTTCGAATGGAGTGGTATAGAGATGATTTAGAGGAACATAAAACTCGTGATCCTTATCCGATTATGATTCAACAGCTGCTAGACGCTGGTTTTACAGAAAAGAAAATCTCAGCGATCGAAGAAGAGGTAAAAGAGGTTGTTTTGGCAGATTTTGAGCGAGCATTAGCGGCTGAAGATCCTCGCCCTGAAGATTTATTGACGCATGATTTTGCACCAACAACGGTTACGGAGGAGACTGGAATTAGACAACCAGATGGGGCAGAGGCAACAGTAATGGTAGATAGTGCTTTGACAGCAGTAGAAGAATTGATGCGCAAGCACCCTGAATGTTTGCTATATGGTCAAGATGTAGGCGGGCGATTGGGCGGTGTATTTCGTGAGGCAGCTACTCTGGCTCAAAAATTTGGAGATGGCCGAGTGTTTAATACCCCTATTCAGGAGGCATTTATTATTGGTTCAACAGTGGGTATGTCCGCAGTAGGCTTGAAGCCAATTGTTGAGGTACAATTTGCAGATTATATTTGGCCTGGTCTAAATCAATTGTTTACAGAGGTGAGCCGTTCTTGTTATTTATCCAATGGAAAATGGCCTGTTAGCATGATTTTAAGAGTACCAATTGGTGCTTATGGCAGCGGTGGACCTTATCACTCTTCTAGTGTAGAATCTGTTGTCGCTAATATCAAAGGAGTCAAAATTGCTTACCCTAGCAATGGGGCAGACTTAAAAGGATTGATGAAAGCGGCTTATTATGATCCTAACCCTGTGGTTATTTTTGAACACAAAGGACTTTATTGGTCTAAAGTAAAGGGAACAGAAACCGCACGAACGGTACTACCTGATGAAAACTATATGATTCCATTTGGACAGGCAGCGATAACTGTACAAGCAGATGCTGAACAGGTTGAAAAGGGGAAGTCTATTGCTGTTGTTACGTATGGTATGGGGGTACACTGGGCATTGAATGCAGCAAAGAATTTGGATGGTCGTGTTGAAATTATTGATTTACGGACATTGTATCCATTAGATACAGCTACTATTTTTGATGCAGTTAAAAAACATGGTAGGTGTTTGGTGGTAACAGAAGAGGCTGTTAATTGTACCTTTGCTCAAAGTGTTGCTGCTAGAATCCAAGAGAATTGCTTTGAATATTTGGATGCTCCTGTGCGAACACTCGGTTCAATTGACGTTCCTGCAATTCCATTAAACCAAGTTTTAGAAAAAACAATGTTGCCGTCTACTCAAAAAGTAGAGGACGCTATTCTCAACTTGTTAGAATATTAG
- a CDS encoding T9SS-dependent choice-of-anchor J family protein codes for MNKIQQFVIWAICSMTIFSQSSQAQVLYSEDFEGTGGVMPSGLTIIDNDGNANANVATFDQWTLSGSTETGAVVDSVAAVTSWLDPAGASDDWLITPQVSGITSATSLAWEAVARDPNFADGYEVWVTSTIAGASPVISDFTTGGTMVFNIAAEDTSFVSHMISLSSFAGQSIYVGFRNNSFDKFILEIDDIVIENNATVTLSTTNTTTNASCNGSDGTATSNPSGGIAPYSFLWDANANNQTTATATGLAAGTYMFTYTDANGASDTSSVVIASDGVVIYSEDFEGTGGVMPSGLTIIDNDGNANANVATFDQWTLSGSTETGAIVDSVAAVTSWLDPAGTSDDWLITPQISGVVSGANLSWEAVARDPSFADGYEVWVTSTIAGASPVISDFTTGGTMVFNIAAEDTSFVSRTVSLTAFAGQDIYVAFRNNSSDKFILEIDDIVVANPCVTVQLTTTNTTTDASCGGTDGTATSVPSGGAAPYTFLWDANAGNQTTATATGLAAGTYMFTYTDANGISATSSVVISNPNAPVGSASVTSNYNGADISCNGLSDGEATVTATGGTGVYTYQWDANANNQTTATATGLSAGMYMVTTTDALSCLTIDTVVVTEPGVLVASIGTPVNVSCNGGNDGSITTSVSGGTSPYIYAWSNSATTSDLLGLSAGTYSGTITDANGCTDVAGGTITEPMLLVAFILDNGDGTATASATGGVGGYTYQWDAAANNQTTATATGLTNNTTYGVTVTDANGCTSDTTVTVTIVGVEGIANLNNLSMYPNPANANVFVDLDLEKSSDVTIRVMNTMGQTVLEKQLGTVVSRRIELSTKDLTTGVYMVQFVIGEQSITERLVVNKK; via the coding sequence ATGAATAAAATACAACAATTTGTTATTTGGGCAATATGTTCAATGACTATTTTTTCTCAATCCTCGCAAGCACAAGTCCTGTACTCCGAAGATTTTGAAGGAACGGGAGGTGTAATGCCAAGTGGATTGACAATCATTGACAATGATGGAAATGCTAACGCTAATGTAGCCACTTTTGATCAATGGACACTTTCTGGCAGTACTGAAACAGGAGCAGTAGTAGATTCTGTTGCTGCTGTAACTTCTTGGTTGGATCCAGCGGGTGCAAGTGATGATTGGTTAATTACACCACAAGTATCTGGGATTACTTCGGCAACTAGTTTGGCTTGGGAAGCAGTGGCAAGAGATCCTAATTTTGCAGATGGTTATGAAGTATGGGTAACTTCAACAATAGCAGGAGCAAGCCCTGTTATTAGCGATTTTACGACAGGTGGTACAATGGTATTTAACATTGCAGCAGAAGATACATCTTTTGTATCGCATATGATAAGTTTATCTTCTTTTGCAGGGCAGAGTATCTATGTAGGTTTTCGCAATAATTCTTTTGATAAGTTTATCTTAGAAATTGATGATATTGTTATTGAGAACAATGCTACTGTTACATTAAGTACAACGAATACGACTACGAATGCGAGCTGTAATGGTTCTGATGGTACGGCCACTTCTAACCCTTCAGGAGGTATAGCGCCTTATTCTTTTTTATGGGACGCAAATGCCAATAATCAAACAACGGCAACGGCAACGGGTTTAGCGGCAGGTACTTATATGTTTACTTACACAGATGCAAATGGTGCATCAGATACGAGCAGTGTCGTTATTGCTAGCGATGGGGTTGTTATATATTCTGAAGATTTTGAAGGTACAGGAGGTGTAATGCCAAGTGGATTGACAATTATTGATAATGATGGAAATGCTAATGCTAATGTAGCCACTTTTGATCAATGGACACTTTCTGGTAGCACCGAAACAGGGGCGATAGTAGATTCTGTTGCTGCCGTAACTTCTTGGTTAGATCCTGCAGGTACAAGTGATGATTGGTTAATTACGCCACAAATATCTGGTGTTGTTTCTGGGGCTAATTTGTCATGGGAGGCAGTAGCAAGAGATCCTAGTTTTGCAGATGGTTATGAAGTATGGGTGACTTCAACAATAGCAGGAGCGAGCCCTGTTATTAGCGACTTTACGACAGGAGGTACAATGGTATTTAATATTGCTGCGGAAGATACTTCTTTTGTTTCACGCACTGTAAGTTTGACAGCATTCGCAGGACAAGATATTTATGTAGCTTTCCGTAACAATTCTTCAGATAAATTTATTTTGGAAATTGATGATATTGTTGTCGCCAACCCATGTGTAACGGTTCAATTGACAACAACAAATACAACCACAGATGCTAGTTGTGGAGGAACAGACGGAACAGCTACCTCTGTGCCATCTGGTGGTGCAGCGCCTTATACTTTCTTGTGGGATGCCAACGCAGGCAACCAAACAACAGCAACAGCAACAGGTTTAGCAGCTGGTACGTACATGTTTACTTATACAGATGCCAACGGTATTTCTGCGACAAGTAGTGTTGTTATTTCTAACCCTAATGCTCCAGTTGGATCTGCTTCTGTTACTTCTAACTACAATGGAGCGGATATAAGCTGTAATGGTTTGTCTGATGGAGAAGCAACGGTAACAGCAACGGGAGGTACAGGAGTATATACTTACCAATGGGATGCTAATGCCAATAATCAAACGACAGCAACAGCAACAGGTTTGTCAGCTGGAATGTACATGGTAACAACGACAGATGCTTTGAGTTGTTTGACAATTGATACGGTTGTTGTTACAGAACCAGGAGTACTTGTTGCGAGTATAGGAACACCTGTAAATGTATCTTGTAATGGTGGTAACGATGGATCTATTACAACTTCAGTATCAGGTGGAACAAGTCCATATATTTATGCATGGAGTAATAGTGCCACTACATCGGACTTATTAGGATTGTCAGCAGGTACTTATTCTGGTACAATTACAGATGCGAATGGTTGTACAGACGTTGCAGGAGGAACTATAACAGAACCAATGCTGCTTGTTGCATTTATTTTAGATAATGGTGATGGTACTGCTACGGCTTCTGCTACAGGTGGCGTAGGTGGGTATACTTACCAATGGGATGCTGCTGCTAACAACCAAACTACGGCTACCGCTACTGGTTTGACAAATAACACAACATATGGCGTAACGGTAACAGATGCGAATGGTTGTACTAGTGATACTACTGTTACAGTAACTATTGTTGGGGTTGAAGGTATTGCTAATTTGAATAATTTGAGTATGTATCCTAATCCAGCAAATGCTAATGTATTTGTTGACTTAGACCTAGAAAAAAGCTCTGATGTTACTATTCGTGTTATGAATACAATGGGACAAACGGTTTTAGAGAAACAATTGGGTACTGTAGTGTCAAGACGCATTGAGCTGAGTACAAAAGACTTGACAACAGGTGTTTACATGGTACAGTTTGTTATTGGTGAGCAGTCAATCACGGAACGATTGGTTGTAAATAAAAAATAA
- the paaC gene encoding 1,2-phenylacetyl-CoA epoxidase subunit PaaC — MENKEALFEYVLRIADNALILGHRVSEWCGHGPSLETDIGLTNIALDLVGHARVLLQYAAQVEGKGRSEDDLAFLRDIRDFKNVLLVEQPNGNFANTIARQFLFDTFNYHFFAALSNSKDEKLVAIAKKSIKELTYHYRYSAEWVIRLGDGTEESHEKMQEALDDIWDYAGELFVADEVDAKMLEEGIGVDLEAIRPLWEERVNAILKEATLTRPKDGWIQKGGKQGKHTEQMGLVLAEMQWMQRAYPGMEW, encoded by the coding sequence GTGGAAAATAAAGAAGCTTTATTCGAATATGTATTGCGTATAGCTGATAATGCGCTAATTTTGGGACATCGTGTTTCTGAATGGTGTGGGCATGGTCCTAGTTTAGAAACCGATATTGGGTTGACCAATATTGCCTTGGATTTAGTAGGGCATGCTCGTGTTTTGTTGCAATATGCTGCACAGGTCGAAGGAAAAGGACGGTCAGAAGATGACTTGGCTTTCTTGCGTGATATTCGTGATTTTAAGAACGTTTTATTGGTCGAGCAGCCCAATGGAAATTTTGCCAATACAATCGCTCGTCAATTTTTATTCGATACCTTTAATTATCACTTTTTTGCTGCTCTAAGCAACAGCAAGGATGAAAAATTGGTCGCCATCGCCAAAAAATCAATTAAGGAATTAACATATCATTACCGATATAGTGCTGAATGGGTCATCCGCTTGGGAGATGGAACCGAAGAGAGCCATGAGAAAATGCAAGAGGCTTTAGACGATATTTGGGATTATGCTGGTGAATTGTTTGTGGCAGATGAGGTAGATGCTAAAATGCTTGAAGAGGGAATAGGAGTAGATTTGGAAGCCATCCGACCGCTTTGGGAGGAGCGTGTAAATGCGATTTTAAAAGAAGCTACATTAACACGTCCTAAAGATGGGTGGATTCAAAAAGGCGGCAAGCAAGGGAAACATACCGAACAAATGGGGCTTGTCTTAGCAGAAATGCAATGGATGCAGCGTGCCTATCCTGGGATGGAATGGTAG
- a CDS encoding universal stress protein: MDRIIVPVDFSSASSWGFYYAYNIAKEIGSELVVVHLYWPPYVESTYPVDMIQTIINEKETEVLKHLKAATRPPLGDKDDVAIRYIVQSGSENSIVDIATENEADLIVMGTHGSGKALDKVWGTNTANVIESATCPVLAIPIGADYKGVGSIAYATDFDDKDTELLLQLTLIATAIKAKVHCVHINQADAPYDDKKEVAFRTSFQKNFSSLPVTYSVWSANEIEDGLETFCRVNKIDVLAMLTHKKSLWGKVFGGASITKKMTMQTKLPLLAFHK, encoded by the coding sequence ATGGATAGAATAATTGTACCAGTCGATTTTTCATCGGCTTCAAGTTGGGGCTTTTATTACGCCTATAATATAGCAAAGGAAATAGGATCAGAACTAGTTGTCGTTCATTTGTACTGGCCTCCTTATGTGGAGTCAACTTACCCAGTAGATATGATTCAAACGATTATTAACGAGAAAGAAACAGAGGTTCTAAAGCATCTAAAAGCAGCAACGAGACCTCCTTTGGGAGACAAAGATGATGTTGCAATACGTTACATCGTTCAGTCAGGCTCTGAAAATTCTATTGTAGACATTGCAACTGAAAATGAGGCTGATTTGATTGTGATGGGCACACATGGATCAGGGAAAGCATTGGACAAGGTGTGGGGAACAAACACAGCTAATGTAATTGAAAGCGCAACTTGTCCTGTATTGGCGATTCCTATCGGAGCGGATTATAAAGGAGTTGGTAGTATTGCCTATGCTACAGATTTTGATGATAAAGACACTGAATTGTTGTTGCAATTGACTTTAATTGCGACGGCAATCAAAGCAAAAGTACATTGTGTGCATATCAATCAAGCCGATGCGCCTTATGATGATAAGAAAGAGGTTGCGTTTAGAACTTCTTTTCAAAAGAATTTTTCCAGTTTGCCTGTAACTTATTCGGTGTGGAGTGCCAACGAAATAGAAGATGGCTTGGAGACATTTTGTCGAGTCAATAAAATAGATGTGTTGGCGATGTTGACGCACAAGAAAAGTCTTTGGGGAAAAGTTTTTGGAGGGGCTAGTATTACTAAAAAAATGACAATGCAAACCAAATTACCATTGTTAGCATTTCATAAGTAA
- a CDS encoding T9SS type A sorting domain-containing protein, with the protein MKLSKTIGVFALYFTVAYSPLNAQNVNIPDANFKAYLVANSNINTNNDTEIQVSEANAFNGKIDCYNLNITDLTGIETFINLTELECYSNQLSGLDLSQNVNLTHLDCDNNQLTNINLVQNTNLIELKCSYNQLTNLDISQNTSLSKFKCDHNQLANLDLHQNTALRRLDCDHNQLTTLDLSQNADLTNLNCYNNQLSSLDMSQNTDLVILNCYNNQLLDLDVKNGNNTNFMLFNATNNPNLTCIQVDDSTFSANNWADIDAGAYFSNDCTLINSFQTVSTISGATISPNPTSNLVNINLGTVYPKAAIQVMNLVGQVLFEKKFNNVSETEIQLEGPKGVYLIKIQTKSAQQTFRIIKN; encoded by the coding sequence ATGAAACTATCCAAAACAATTGGCGTTTTTGCCTTGTATTTTACAGTTGCTTATTCCCCCTTGAATGCACAAAATGTCAATATTCCTGATGCCAATTTCAAAGCCTATTTAGTGGCTAATAGTAATATTAACACCAATAATGACACAGAAATACAAGTTAGTGAAGCCAATGCATTTAATGGGAAAATAGATTGCTACAATTTAAATATAACCGATCTAACAGGCATAGAGACCTTTATTAATTTAACAGAGTTAGAATGTTATAGTAACCAACTAAGTGGCTTAGACTTAAGTCAAAATGTTAATCTTACGCATTTAGACTGTGACAACAATCAACTAACGAATATAAATCTTGTTCAAAACACCAATTTGATTGAACTAAAATGTTCTTACAACCAATTGACAAATTTAGACATTAGCCAAAACACCAGTTTAAGTAAATTCAAATGCGATCATAATCAATTGGCAAATCTAGATCTCCACCAAAATACAGCGTTGAGAAGACTTGATTGTGACCACAATCAACTAACAACACTAGATCTAAGTCAGAATGCTGATTTAACAAATTTAAACTGCTACAACAATCAACTCAGTAGTTTGGATATGAGTCAAAATACTGACCTAGTTATTTTAAACTGTTACAACAATCAACTTCTAGATTTGGATGTAAAAAATGGCAACAACACTAACTTCATGCTATTCAATGCAACCAACAATCCAAATCTAACTTGCATTCAAGTAGATGATTCTACTTTTTCTGCCAACAATTGGGCTGATATAGATGCGGGGGCTTATTTTAGTAACGATTGCACCCTTATCAATAGTTTTCAAACTGTTTCAACTATATCAGGGGCAACGATTTCTCCCAATCCTACCTCCAACCTAGTCAACATAAACTTGGGAACAGTCTATCCCAAAGCAGCCATTCAAGTAATGAATTTAGTTGGGCAAGTTCTTTTTGAAAAGAAGTTCAACAATGTTTCAGAAACAGAAATACAACTCGAAGGTCCTAAAGGCGTATATCTCATTAAAATCCAAACAAAGAGCGCTCAACAAACATTTCGAATTATCAAAAACTAA
- the paaE gene encoding 1,2-phenylacetyl-CoA epoxidase subunit PaaE yields MKPTFHTLKVKEVRKETRDCCSIAFEIPEELKLAYDFTQGQYLTLKKDINNEDIRRSYSICTSPNDDELRVAVKQVHNGKFSTFANHQLKAGDTLDVMTPMGNFYTELDPNQEKHYVGFAAGSGITPIISIMKTVLETEPKSRFTLFYGNKNTGSIIFKEEIEALKNSYMERLVVHYFLSREMLDAPLMNGRIDKEKCTAIFDTLLDVSEIDDCFSCGPESMIFAVKDALLERDFDEAKIHFELFTSPLGKLGVEKKIEVKETNKGKSSQITVNLDGKAFQFDLPFGTDNLLDAALKQGADLPFACKGGVCCTCKAKIKEGTVDMALNYALEKDEVEAGFILTCQAYPTTDKVVIDFDEV; encoded by the coding sequence ATGAAACCAACATTTCACACCTTAAAAGTTAAAGAAGTTCGTAAGGAAACGCGTGATTGCTGTTCTATTGCTTTTGAAATTCCTGAAGAGTTAAAGCTAGCTTATGATTTTACGCAAGGGCAGTATTTGACCTTAAAAAAAGATATTAACAATGAAGATATTCGCCGTTCGTACAGCATATGCACAAGTCCGAATGACGATGAGTTGAGAGTGGCTGTGAAACAGGTGCATAATGGTAAATTCTCTACATTTGCCAATCATCAACTAAAAGCTGGTGATACTTTGGATGTAATGACACCAATGGGAAACTTTTATACAGAGTTGGACCCAAATCAAGAGAAGCACTATGTTGGTTTTGCCGCAGGTAGTGGTATTACGCCAATTATCTCGATTATGAAAACAGTTTTGGAAACCGAACCCAAGAGCCGTTTTACTTTGTTTTATGGAAATAAGAATACAGGTTCAATTATCTTTAAAGAGGAAATTGAAGCCTTAAAAAATAGCTACATGGAGCGTCTAGTAGTGCATTATTTTTTGAGTCGAGAAATGTTGGATGCTCCCTTGATGAATGGGCGTATTGATAAAGAAAAATGTACCGCTATTTTTGATACTTTGTTGGATGTATCAGAGATTGACGATTGTTTTTCTTGTGGTCCTGAGTCTATGATTTTTGCTGTAAAAGATGCTTTGTTAGAACGTGACTTTGATGAAGCAAAAATTCACTTTGAACTATTTACGTCTCCCTTGGGTAAATTAGGAGTTGAAAAGAAAATTGAGGTGAAGGAGACCAACAAAGGAAAGTCCTCTCAAATAACTGTTAATTTGGATGGAAAGGCTTTTCAGTTTGATTTGCCTTTTGGAACAGACAATTTACTTGATGCAGCGTTGAAACAAGGTGCTGATTTGCCTTTTGCTTGTAAGGGAGGAGTTTGTTGTACATGCAAAGCAAAAATAAAAGAAGGGACAGTAGATATGGCGCTAAATTATGCTTTGGAAAAGGATGAAGTAGAAGCTGGTTTTATTTTAACTTGCCAAGCTTATCCAACGACAGATAAGGTAGTTATAGACTTTGACGAAGTCTAA
- the paaB gene encoding 1,2-phenylacetyl-CoA epoxidase subunit PaaB, which translates to MSKKDWPLWEVFIRSKAGLHHKHAGSLHAADEEMAIENARDVYTRRQEGVSIWVVESKHITASIPDDGDMLFEAAKTKPYRHPTFYEIPDEIGHM; encoded by the coding sequence ATGTCTAAGAAAGATTGGCCTCTATGGGAGGTGTTTATCAGAAGTAAAGCGGGGTTGCACCACAAACATGCTGGAAGTTTGCATGCTGCTGATGAAGAAATGGCAATTGAAAACGCTCGTGATGTTTATACTCGTAGACAAGAAGGTGTGAGTATCTGGGTGGTAGAATCCAAGCATATTACAGCTTCTATACCAGACGATGGCGACATGCTGTTTGAAGCAGCTAAAACAAAACCGTATCGCCATCCTACATTCTATGAAATCCCAGATGAAATCGGACATATGTAG